From Natrinema amylolyticum, the proteins below share one genomic window:
- a CDS encoding polymer-forming cytoskeletal protein, whose product MVTVSDRNRDRGQLLLVGAITLAFIILGAVVVYNGVLATETLSSGPTGQSGSDAKVTNEELERGIQGVTHRGNVNWDENSASQYNSTFEDVVEGTVDDPGYSETYHNRTANSQPSITTVERVAVVRDARISTGSFSELTGASPIDLEDNESATNDSRRIGHLVLEIDEGSDGDVTASADTDVTALVYDGSGEYTTPTGCRFETPARVDLVNGEINGTNRDCGLSLIDPDESYEGLTVTEAGGTVSGSYELVARGSGSIDGTGTDTHGAWDVAVNVTYTSNEVSYTRTQRVPVYDDGMPNPLGVLPDGTCTDLDIDSGSPAVTGGAIIECEMSKTSGSGFTIDVQDGILVGDQQIDGDLDVTGGSALYGQVTQTENIDIDDGKIQGDIQNTNDITMDNGAMVDGVIIIQGDITMGTNSVVRGDVFSEGNVDIDGDSVVYGDVVAEGTVTVSDGTVHGTINDGVSDIDNHR is encoded by the coding sequence ATGGTGACCGTCTCCGATCGCAACCGCGATCGCGGTCAGTTGCTCCTCGTCGGCGCGATTACTCTCGCGTTCATCATTCTGGGGGCCGTCGTCGTCTACAACGGCGTGCTCGCGACCGAAACGCTCTCTTCCGGCCCGACGGGACAGAGCGGATCCGATGCCAAAGTTACGAACGAGGAACTCGAGCGCGGGATTCAGGGCGTCACCCATCGCGGAAACGTCAACTGGGATGAGAATTCTGCCAGTCAGTATAACAGCACGTTCGAGGACGTAGTCGAGGGGACCGTCGACGATCCCGGATATTCGGAGACGTATCACAATAGGACGGCGAACAGTCAGCCATCGATCACGACGGTCGAACGGGTCGCCGTCGTGCGAGACGCGCGGATCTCGACCGGCAGCTTCTCGGAGTTGACTGGCGCCTCACCGATCGATCTCGAGGACAACGAGTCGGCGACGAACGATAGCCGGCGGATCGGTCACCTCGTTCTCGAGATCGACGAGGGCAGTGACGGAGACGTGACTGCATCTGCAGACACCGACGTCACGGCACTGGTTTACGATGGCTCTGGTGAATATACCACGCCAACTGGTTGCCGGTTCGAAACGCCCGCTCGTGTGGATCTCGTTAACGGGGAGATCAATGGCACGAACCGAGACTGTGGGCTCTCGCTGATCGATCCGGATGAGTCATACGAGGGACTCACGGTCACGGAGGCTGGGGGTACTGTAAGCGGTTCGTACGAACTCGTCGCCAGAGGGAGCGGCTCAATAGACGGCACCGGAACTGACACCCACGGTGCGTGGGACGTCGCCGTCAACGTCACGTATACCTCGAACGAGGTGTCCTACACGCGGACCCAGCGAGTGCCGGTCTATGACGACGGAATGCCGAATCCACTCGGAGTCCTCCCGGACGGCACCTGCACGGACCTCGATATCGATAGCGGATCACCGGCGGTTACCGGCGGGGCCATAATCGAATGTGAGATGAGTAAAACCAGCGGGAGCGGCTTTACCATCGACGTTCAGGACGGGATTCTGGTTGGAGATCAGCAAATCGACGGCGATCTCGACGTTACCGGTGGCAGTGCGCTCTACGGTCAAGTGACGCAAACTGAGAACATCGATATCGACGACGGGAAAATTCAGGGCGACATTCAGAACACGAACGACATCACGATGGATAACGGGGCGATGGTGGATGGAGTAATCATCATCCAAGGCGATATTACTATGGGAACGAACAGCGTCGTCCGCGGAGATGTGTTCTCTGAAGGGAACGTCGATATAGACGGTGACAGCGTCGTCTACGGCGATGTAGTCGCCGAAGGGACCGTTACCGTCAGCGACGGAACCGTCCACGGAACGATCAACGATGGGGTATCCGATATTGATAATCACAGATAA
- a CDS encoding DUF7288 family protein produces MVGTDIPSSDDRGQAYTLEGFIGAMVVLMATLFALQSVVIMPSTGGVDRSDQAQMQQEALDALVVAAEEENLSETIRRWDGDGGFEGADGQLEPNDDEYRTYSPETFANKSTLGTVLNERFNDRGGGYNVELHPKDGDKKTVVFQSAPPPSSVTASYTVTLYDDQYVVPDRERTLSDLNESGSDEPTVQGLDNNEANRVYNVVEVRVIVW; encoded by the coding sequence ATGGTCGGAACCGACATCCCGTCCAGCGACGATCGCGGACAGGCCTATACGCTCGAGGGGTTCATCGGCGCGATGGTTGTGTTGATGGCGACCCTATTCGCACTGCAGTCGGTCGTGATCATGCCGTCGACCGGTGGTGTCGATCGGTCGGATCAGGCACAGATGCAACAGGAAGCGCTGGACGCACTGGTCGTCGCAGCCGAGGAGGAAAACCTCTCGGAGACGATCCGACGCTGGGACGGTGACGGCGGATTCGAAGGGGCTGACGGACAACTGGAACCGAACGACGACGAGTATCGGACATATAGCCCCGAAACATTCGCCAATAAATCGACGCTCGGGACCGTATTGAACGAGCGATTCAACGATCGTGGCGGGGGATACAACGTCGAACTCCATCCGAAAGACGGAGACAAGAAAACGGTCGTCTTCCAGTCCGCACCGCCGCCGTCAAGCGTCACGGCCAGTTATACCGTGACGCTGTACGACGACCAGTACGTGGTTCCGGACCGAGAGCGAACGCTGAGCGATCTCAACGAGAGCGGGTCCGACGAACCGACGGTTCAGGGGCTGGATAACAACGAGGCGAATCGCGTCTACAACGTCGTCGAAGTTCGGGTGATCGTATGGTGA
- a CDS encoding DUF7287 family protein yields the protein MSRKRTADRTRDRTRRPRTISISLADRGQTTQDFAVGIGVFLLAIAFVFSFLPSLVTPYESSGGAKTAQADRIADRIVDDLRTGSGNEINFTDYAGEENLTHQVGLRANSDEDITYDSLNITIKYVNNSTTIKSAGTWTAGELYTNQSAASSARIVTLEGDVDECDPACRLVVRVW from the coding sequence ATGAGCCGAAAACGAACAGCCGACCGAACGCGGGACCGAACTCGACGACCCCGAACGATTTCCATCTCACTCGCGGATCGGGGCCAGACCACACAGGATTTCGCCGTCGGAATCGGCGTCTTCCTGCTGGCGATCGCCTTCGTCTTCTCGTTTCTCCCGTCGCTCGTGACGCCGTACGAATCGTCGGGCGGTGCGAAGACGGCACAGGCAGATCGGATTGCGGACCGGATCGTCGACGACCTCCGAACGGGATCGGGCAACGAGATCAACTTCACTGACTACGCCGGGGAAGAGAACCTGACCCACCAGGTCGGACTTCGGGCGAACAGTGATGAGGACATCACGTACGACAGCCTGAATATAACCATCAAATACGTGAATAATAGTACGACTATCAAGAGCGCTGGGACGTGGACCGCCGGAGAATTATACACCAACCAATCGGCGGCCAGTTCGGCACGGATCGTTACGCTCGAAGGCGATGTCGACGAGTGTGACCCCGCCTGTCGTCTCGTCGTGAGGGTCTGGTGA
- a CDS encoding type II secretion system F family protein codes for MSLQTTDSGGSGMSGSSDALGDRFYPLYDRLFGDDSEFVADVETKLAQARMTDTVELYLSRALGIGFISGLTLWLIGLLLGYGIFAIGLLSNETLIGIPVGNGLLLEIIELLRVPAIVFFTGLILGTIGFGIGFGSMVAIPYSRASSRKREINMLLTDSVSFMYALSVGGLNQLEIIEAMAQADDTYGEVAKEFQSIVKETEYFDIDYRTAIRKQALETPSDDLSQFLTDMLSIVNSGGDMESFLEDKKEKHLRTAKQEQELTLETLELFGEMYMTLSLFPLLLIIIMVIMQMIPGAGVSNQMLYMTVYGLIPMIGVAFIVLVSTVKHDEPGDGFLSMEDTGQRTETGQDDGLLGLGLIEQFTGDHRVFDRIKNREGTYETIEVLRKPHLFFRDNPLITLALTVPTALVIVVTAMVNGATPMSWEELLEKPIWGTVIYLYVPLYIVALPLAIFREWNARHRTAVVNKLSEDLRKLSSSNDTGLTLLESFKAVSDTTNGKLASEFEIVHTKVNYGTSMKEALIEFNNKYHIPRLARTMRLITEAQEASNEISDVLRTAATASENHDDIQRERKSRTRMQIVIIIMTFMTVLAVIAILKTQFIDTMAGLESSSGGGGSGGGGGAMSEANLSENINVDMLSVLFFHAVTLQALISGFICGYMRDASILSGLKYAVGLSAIALIGWTLVA; via the coding sequence ATGAGCCTCCAAACGACGGACAGTGGCGGATCGGGTATGTCGGGCAGTTCCGACGCACTCGGTGATCGGTTCTATCCCCTCTACGACCGGTTATTCGGGGACGACAGCGAGTTCGTCGCGGATGTCGAGACGAAACTCGCGCAGGCCCGGATGACGGACACGGTCGAACTCTATCTCTCGCGAGCGCTCGGAATCGGGTTCATCAGCGGTCTCACCCTCTGGCTGATCGGGCTGCTGCTCGGCTACGGGATCTTCGCCATCGGCCTTCTCTCGAACGAGACACTCATCGGCATTCCGGTCGGTAACGGGCTCCTCCTCGAGATCATCGAGCTACTTCGCGTCCCGGCTATCGTCTTCTTCACTGGCCTCATACTCGGCACGATCGGGTTCGGGATCGGCTTCGGATCGATGGTCGCGATCCCCTACTCGCGTGCGTCCTCCCGCAAGCGCGAGATCAACATGCTCCTGACCGACTCGGTCTCGTTCATGTACGCCCTGTCGGTCGGTGGCCTGAACCAACTCGAGATCATCGAGGCGATGGCCCAGGCCGACGACACCTACGGCGAGGTCGCAAAGGAGTTCCAGAGCATCGTCAAGGAGACCGAATACTTCGACATCGACTACCGGACGGCCATCCGGAAACAGGCACTGGAGACCCCGAGCGACGACCTCTCACAGTTCCTGACCGACATGCTCTCGATCGTCAACAGCGGTGGTGACATGGAGAGCTTCCTCGAAGACAAGAAGGAAAAGCACCTGCGCACGGCAAAGCAGGAACAGGAACTCACCCTCGAAACGCTCGAGCTGTTCGGGGAGATGTACATGACGCTGTCGCTGTTTCCGCTCCTCCTGATCATCATCATGGTTATTATGCAAATGATCCCGGGTGCAGGCGTCTCCAACCAGATGCTCTACATGACCGTCTACGGGTTGATTCCGATGATCGGCGTCGCCTTCATCGTCCTCGTCTCGACGGTCAAACACGACGAACCCGGTGACGGCTTCCTCTCGATGGAGGATACCGGCCAGCGGACCGAAACCGGTCAGGACGACGGCCTACTGGGCCTCGGACTCATCGAACAGTTCACGGGCGATCACCGCGTCTTCGATCGAATCAAGAACCGCGAGGGGACCTACGAGACGATCGAAGTCCTGCGGAAGCCGCATCTCTTCTTCAGGGACAATCCGCTGATCACTCTCGCATTGACCGTGCCGACGGCACTCGTCATCGTCGTCACGGCCATGGTAAACGGGGCGACGCCGATGTCGTGGGAGGAACTCCTCGAGAAACCGATCTGGGGAACGGTCATCTACCTCTACGTGCCGTTGTACATCGTCGCGCTTCCGTTAGCTATCTTCCGCGAGTGGAACGCTCGCCACAGAACCGCCGTCGTCAACAAACTCTCCGAAGACCTCCGCAAACTCTCGAGTTCGAACGATACCGGACTGACACTCCTCGAGTCCTTCAAGGCCGTCTCCGACACGACGAACGGTAAACTCGCAAGCGAGTTCGAGATCGTGCATACGAAGGTCAACTACGGAACGAGCATGAAAGAGGCGCTCATCGAGTTCAACAACAAGTACCACATTCCGCGACTCGCCAGAACGATGCGCCTGATCACTGAAGCCCAGGAGGCGTCGAACGAAATTTCGGACGTCCTCCGGACGGCCGCGACTGCGAGCGAGAACCACGACGACATCCAGCGGGAACGCAAGTCCCGGACTCGCATGCAAATCGTGATCATCATCATGACGTTCATGACGGTGCTTGCGGTGATCGCGATTCTCAAGACACAGTTTATCGACACGATGGCCGGTCTCGAGAGCAGTAGTGGCGGTGGTGGATCCGGCGGTGGCGGCGGCGCAATGAGTGAGGCCAACCTGAGCGAAAACATCAACGTCGACATGCTGTCGGTGTTGTTCTTCCACGCGGTGACCCTTCAGGCGCTTATCTCCGGATTTATCTGTGGATATATGCGGGATGCCAGCATATTGAGCGGGTTGAAATACGCGGTCGGACTGTCAGCAATCGCACTCATCGGCTGGACACTGGTGGCCTGA